TCTGAAGTGAGAGAGAGCAGGGCGTAAGTCGTCATGGGAACCGTGCTTtctgctgtgctttcagttctccATCCCTGGGACCTGGTTGAGTTTATTCAGCAATGAGGAAAAGGCCTTTGGCCTTGCCTGAGATGTTGCCTACATCTAAGagtagccccctcccccacccagggaATGCTTGAACCTCTTCCAGAAGCAAGGATAAGATTTCTTTCTTTGGGAAAAATCCTTCCTTGTGGGTAGTGGGCAATTGATGTTTAACACTCAAGTTTCTTTGGTTTGCCACCTAGACAAGCAGCTAAAAAGTTGAATTGGCACAAGTCCCCAAAACTGTCCAGTGAGCTCGGCAGATATTCTCTCCACTAACTTGCCTAAAGCATTTTTGACAGTCTTACATCACCTAGAAGGCATATCCAAATTATGCAgatttatatttgttttatacTGGTTTCATTCCTCCCAGAAAGTATCCTGGTAGTCACAATTTGAAGAGGTTGCTAAGAATTCTGTTAGCTATACTTTGCAGTACTTCAGTTCCAAGAGTTCCCTTGGATGAGGGAAATACTTCAACCAGTTTACAACTGCAGTGCAGGATTGCCTATAGTGACTATAGGCAGATGGGGAGGCAAGTGGGAGATGTTGAGGTCTTCAGACTTCAGATAAATAACCACATGGTATGTCTTGATACAGTTTGTGGCATCCCAGTACGGAGCTGTGTGGATGACTGCCGCCGTATGACAACGTGGAAAAATTGCTCCCTCTGCTTGCCTGCCTGTACTGGTGAGCAACTGCCCTCCCCTCAGTGAGCTGTGGCTTTGGGGGCACATGGGTGGACTCGCGCTCCCCCTGCCCACTCTGTTTCCTCTTTGAGCTtagttttctcctcctcctcctcctcccccctgtcCTTGGCCTAGGTCTTGAACAATGAGGCTAAAAGAAAACTTACATAGAGTCCATGTCTAAAAACACCTCCCTCCAAcacttctctgcagcctctagAAACTGATCGGCAAAATAAGCGCATTTGGAGTCAGAATCCACTAAGAGGAATTTattcagtttggctagggatccttcctggccgtgttttgccatcttctgggcatggagtaagggtcactgggtgtgtgtgtggaggggcggggggaggtatttgtacatttcctgcattgtgcagggggttggactggatgaccccagaggtctctttcagccctatgattctatgattctgatgTTGCTAAAGGGAACATATTCCATTTATCAATTAGGCTAATTCATTTTAGCCTAAACTGGAGCACATAAGGGCATTGCAGGAGAATATGAACAAGAATCACCAACGGGAGGGGACAGTTGTTCCCTTCCTAGTAAGATTCTTAAAACCCACATCCCTGTAATCTGGCATGTTCCATGCAGATCACaataaaaattaacaaaccttgtAATCTGGCATGTTCCATGCAGATCACAATAACATTCACAACCTTgcaaatcacaataaaacattcTGCAGGATCTCCACTCCTGTACAAGCTGGTTAAATAAACTTCACAAAACCTGAGTTGTCCAGTCAAAGCAGGGTTCTTCAAAAGACCTTAGCTTCTTTAAATGCTTCTTTGCATTTAAAGAATTAGTTTGCTAAACATATTCTGAAGTCTTGCAAACAGACCTTTTAAGGGTCAAACTAAacatgcatgtttttaaagagttcagCCCAGGTTCCCCAGTCCCAACTCTGATTCcctgcaaccacacagcagctgtagagCTGTAAAGGAAACGAGCTGGTCAAACAGACTCAGAATGCCatcacaggggaaggaagagctcctgcttCCCCCTGCCTCTCTCACTAGTCATtgcccatgtcaaaatagcacagaggAGGTTTTCCCTCCTGAttttactgctccacgtgcacagaatactccacatggagcagtaaaaacagagagCTGCCCTCCCTAtgttggaaaatggcttgagaggggagggaagaactTTTCCTCCCCCTTGGTAGCATttggaggctgtttgggctctcccttattttttaacagccatttcccacaGTCGCTGTGTGGTTGCAGGGAACCCAGATGattccaactctttaaaaacctgcacgtttaGTTTGACCCTCTAACTTCAGGTCCTGAGATGGCAAGCTCAGCTGGCAATAACGTTATATGTTTGTCATTCAACTATGCATTGCAGTATGATCTAAAAGGATGCAAATATAAAGATGTCTACTGACTGCCCAGGCTTTTCTGGGGTTAGTCTGGGGAAGGAATTTCATTGGGTGGAGGAGCTGATCAGCCGTCGCTCAGGTGCTACACCTATTTTTACACTGATGCAAACTAGGCAGTATCTTCTTCTATGGCAACCTGTGGCTCTGACTGTTTTTCAGTTAATGTTTTACTGTTACAATACTGTATGTGGATCAAGGGGGAGGAGATATAGTAGTATAACATGCTGAAGGTCTTGAACCAGGAATTCCAGTAGCTAGACCCAGGTTGCTTGCTGAAGGACAGAACTGTTGGCTTGTTCTCTGCTACTCTTCAGCAAATCCACAGCAGTTTGCTAGAGGGTGGTATTGCGGCTTCTTCCACCTTAGCAGGCATAAAGTGACATAAAGCACCAATAGGCTTTGACCAGATCCTATAAAGTGGTCCACTTTGGTCTGATCACCTCCATCTGAGCAACTTGTCACTCTAGTACTGGCTGAGCTGTTCTCACTTGGTGACCGATACAGTTGTATTGGCAGTCCCCTGTTGCCCCTGCCACATCACATTCTCTGCCTACATATAATGTTTTGCCAGGTGCTCTTGCACAGACCTGATGTGCAGCTTCTGTCTTCCAGCAGTGAAATGTTGCGCCTTGCAGTGGTGTGAGGGGCTCTTGTACTGCCATTGTCTACTCCACACATCACACAGCAGACCATGGTGTGTATCCAACCATCCATGGAGTTTACAGAGCCAGTCTGTCCTGTTGCAGAGTCATCCCCCATCTGTTTCTGGAGGTTCTGCAGGCCCCCAAGAACAGCATATGGGCAAAGTGGGGTCTATATTAGCAGAGGGgatcagtggaaattgccaccCCTCTTCACAAATGGAAATGCCATTCCATCAGAGAAACTAGATGGTTGGATACATGGCAGTAGGTTCAGGCTGATCATCTGAATTTTGAAATGGATAGGTATGCAACCTGGAAAACcaacatttctctttcttttccttgctACCCAGAGGCCAGCCTGAGCAATCTGGACCCCCAGGAACATGCTCTCATAACGATGATTCAGTTCAGAGTGTCACACTCGCTCAGTCTCACCACGGAAGATGAAAGGGATAGAGGCAACTCGTCCAGAATTATATATGACCCCAGATACCCTTGATATTTCCCCATCCTGTGAAAGGAACTGAGAGAAATAAAGGCTGGAAAGGCTTTTAGAGAGTGTTCCTGTGTATCATATTTCATGTGTGTTTCTGCTTTGAGTATTCTCCTGTCGGCAAACACTCACTAAAtcagagtagagatggacataaCATAATGCAAAGCAGTAGGACTGCTCTGGGTGTGCCCTCACTGCATTCCCTCCAGTTGTACCTTTTCCATGTCCACAGCTGAGCTCCGGAAAGAAATAATGCTTTTGCAGCTTTGAAGCAGAAGCCAGCAGGGCACAGCACTGACTAGCCAGCCGCTCTGTGATGTCACCAAGTAACCTCCCTAGTCAGCTGAGCAATAAAATAGAAGTTGGGCTTGCTCCTTGTTTAAGGGATCTTCTGTGAACTTTCCATTGAATATTGTCTAACTTCTCCCTAATTTTGCCAGTGAACCTCTTTGAGCCAAGGGGTGAGAGTGTGGGCCGAGGCACAATCAACATATCTCCAAGATGTCAGTATGTCAGTGCCAGGAGGATCATGCCATCCACACCACACTTTATTGTTCAGCTGGAAACTGGCAGGCCAGACAGCATTTGTTAgaactggaaatggccctgggatGCCAGTTGTTAACCCTTAATGTAGACATAAGGACTGGATCGTTCCAGAAGCTTGAACATCACtgccatcctacagtcactccattggctacctatcagctccatgctcagttcaaggtaatggttattccatacaaagctcttcacagccttggtccagcatacctatgggactccctccctccctatgttccgccatggcagcttcactcatctgaacagggtctcttgcaggtgccccccgtacatgggtgaaatcaacagcagcccatatacgggctttctctgtggtggcccctaccctatggaacgaggcatgcctgaggaggtcaggagagcccccacactcccggctttctgcaaacaacgtaaaactgaattattcaaaaaggcctttttctcagctaagagggcagtattgtaggaaaggggtcccagatgtttcgctaatgagttaggaaccatagatttcaccattaagTTGCCTTACATatgatctgttgctttaaataggtattcctatatactacctgtgcttcatcttgtttaatgtaagtcctagaattgattatgttcggtttcagcaattcttcaacccctgCTAAtgatatgtctttgtaaacttctattcatttaccccatgacattatttatggaaatgttcctgacactgtatggaaatgcctgcccttgtccttgccactgattgtactaatccaacactatgtaatctgccttgagtctcagtgagaatggcgaaatataaataaatgaataaataaaaaaatccaaCAGCAGCAAATCCAGAGGCCGACGTTCCCAAGCAGTTTGTGAGTGACCACTTTCTCCTATCATTTGGCCTTGGCTTCTTGAAATCAGAGGTTGACTTCCTTTGAACAATGAGATTCCATTTAACTTACCAAAGCTGATGGCCATTTGTTAGGCTTTCTCTCCTTCATGAATTGATCTAATCCTTACAAAAAGCTGCTAGTCGTCCTCCTCTCTTCTTGGGGTAGTGAATTCTATAAGTAAGTTAAATGATGTGTGAAgtcattttcttttttgtcttgcCCTGGGTAAAATCTTTGCCTAATCTATCCTACAGGCTTGTTGTGAATCTAAAGCGTCACTcctaagctccttgaaggaagggcaggagaaaaaaagtTGTATATGTCCTTTagttaataacaaataaaatTGATTGGCAGGATAAAAAGTAACATGCAAACAAGTAAACTGGTTAATTTCCCAGGCACTTGGCCAGGCAAAAAGAACAAGGTGGTTGACACCAAGTGAACCCAGTTGCGTATACCAGGGCAGCTTGGCAAAGGTCTGTTGTGGGAGACTGACTGGGCCCACAAGGAAGTTGTGGCTTTGCCCCTTGGCAGGCAAGGCTGTTCTGTTAAAATATTTGCTaaggaagagcagcagcagctccacccaGAATTAACTGCAAACTGAAGCAACAGAGCAGCCGGATTAATAGTTGTGCAGGACGGAGGCTGGCATAGAAAACTTTGCTTGTGGGAGCAAGAGGTGCTGAGAAGTGGAGTCCAGCCTGGGTCTGATCGGAGAGAGACCTACATTGGATATTCCTTTGCTAGAAAAGGTTAGGTTTAAGGTTAATCTGATTCTGTGTGTATCTGTGTTGGCCCAGGGATTGGGACAGGTATGAGAATTCTTCTCTAAAGGCCATATCAATCCCCTTTATGGCTTGGTGTGGTAGGTACCAAACCTTCCTTTTGCCTGACAAAGGCTCTGGCATTACCAACTATGGAAAGCTGCAGACTGGCTACATCATCAGTGTTGTCCTTCTCTTGCCACTGTACCCCTCCtctggctgcccatctgtttgCAGCTGCTCCTCTGGGGAGGTGAACTGCATGGACCGCGAGCTGCGCCTTGTGCCTGACAACCTGCCAGCCAATGCCACCACCATCCTGCTAGACTACAACAGCATTGCTGTCCTCCAGAACCGCACCTTCCTGGCACAGCATGTGCTGCAACGCCTGAGCCTTCACAGCAATCTCATTGTGAGTGTCCACCGCCAGGCTCTGGTGGGCCTTGGTGAGCTCCAGGAACTAGACCTGAGTGGAAACTCCCTGAGCAACCTGCCACCAGAGGCATTCCTTCCTGTACCAAGACTGACGGTGCTAAACCTGGGGAACAACAAACTTCTGAGTCTGGACCCTGAGCTTCTGGGGGCCTTGCCCCACCTCCAGACCTTGTCGTTGCATAGCAATGCTTTGACCTCACTCTCTTCAGCCTTCTTTGAGAATCTGCCTCCCTTGCACAGTTTCAAGCTTGATAACAATCCCTGGGTGTGCACCTGTGACATCCAGCCCCTCTTTCAGTGGCTCACTGATAACGTGGATACAGTTCCAGGTGAGAGGGACATGGGAATGTTAGAAAATATACTTGCTGCTGCTGGTTTAACTGAAGTCCAGATCCATCCCCTCTTAATTCTTACCCCTCTGCCAATGTTCTAGCAATGGTAGACTTTTCTCTTCATGGACTTCTTTTCAGAGCCCAAATACATCTGAAAATGCAAGTATCTCCTATCACAAAATCGCTCCTAACAACtcatatttttatatttgattCCATGTTTGCAGAATTCCAAGTTATGTTTCAATGGTTAAAGGTGGGGCGATAAAGGTGTTGTCGCCACGGCATGCAAATTCACCCTGTTTTCATCTGTTCAAACGTTTCTGAAGAGTTTTTGGCACCTGAAAATCCTCTGTGGCCAGAGACCATAgctgaacaaaagaaaagagggcgTACACTTATGGGCAGTATAAAACTATCAAACTGCCTTcaactcttatttttttaaaaatgaatgcctTTCTCCATCTTAAATGTGAAAGAATATAAGAACAGAAGATATCTTTGGATCTGGTCTAAAAGGGGTCAGTGGAAACCTAAAAGGGGTCAGTGGAAAGGCATTTTAGGGTCAAGTTTAaaagtgcaggtttttaaagagttgggtctggattaaaaagtaaatggctgttaaaaaataaaggagagcctaaacagcctcagaatgcctctgcagaaTGCCCCCGCATCAAAATAGCACAAGggagtccccccctcccctggtttttactgctccacaagcacagaatactccacgtggagcagaaaaaacaaggaaaaatCTCTCCTCCGTGCTCTTTTGACATGGGGGAATGGcttgagggaggagcccctcttcctccctcagaggcattctgaggcctgtGTGCaaaaagatgctggactagatgggccattggtctgatccggcagggcttTTCTTAAGCCATGGTCAAGAACTTTGAAGGCGATGGGAGGATATTGGCTGTGGGAAAGTTCAATGCTGCACCAGTCTTATCCAAATAGGTGTGTTGATTGTGGGAGTAAGActgtaatcctaagaacactttcctgtgagtaagctgccttgaataaaatgggacttacttctgagtagacttgcttaggatcgCTCCCTGTAATAGTCTTTCAATGCCTGTGTGCCCAGAGCTCTGAGAAACCGGTCTGTCCCAGATCTCCCTGACCCAAGTGCACATGTTTTCTTGCAGTGGGCAGAACTAGTGATTCCTAAAACACTCAAAAGTGGGGTGTTGCTTGTCAGTAGTGGCCaagaaaatggaagcagagacagGTGGCTCACAGTGGGTGGCACATTTTGAGGTATTAGTAAAAGGCAGATAATTCATTGATGGTAATAATTTTTTACTGCACTGTGGAGGCTTTCTTCTTCGAAGTGTCTTGGGAGCCCCTGTTCattggaggagagggagagactgAAGATGTCGGGGGGGAGAGACGTGGGGTCAATTCTAGGACTGCTTTTGTACAGTCCTAGAATTTTTGGGTAGAtgtcatggcattttaaaaaatgctgccttGTCCTAAGtgtgttttcctctcctttctttctctaGAAGTGAAATCAGTCCGTTGCAGACTCCCGGCTCCTCTTGCCCAATACCCCATCATTGACATTGGAAATGAATCTTTTGCTCCCTGCCACGAACCCTGGCTGCTCCCTCAGGACTATGCCTTTTTCCTGCTCATCGGCCCATCCACCTTTCTAACCAGCATCTGCATGTGTCTCCTTGTTGGCTTCCTCGCAGTGGCCTGTGTAAAGATGTTGACTGGGTCGTACACTTATCACGGCCCCCCGGCAACACGTGCAGAGCGCCAGCGTGTTCATCAGTATGTCCACAAATAACTCCTGTTGCGCTCAGATGGTACTTCTAATGTGCCGAGTGCTCTTCTCTTCAATCTGGGCAGCCTTAATTTCAGTGTGCAGAAGGATATTGTTGTTCCTATGTttcttgcgtgtgtgtgtgtggggggggtgcattACCTAGATGTAATATCGCACAATTGTAAAGCTGAGGTCAGTTTGAAGCCAGGAGTGTCAGGCAGATGAGGCTACTGAACTTTCCTTTCACCTACTACACCCCTAACCTACCTTCCTCTCTATCCCAGAAGTTGCAGGCAAGGTGCTTTTAGGGTCAAAAGAACAATATGGGGGAATCCCATCTTCTGATCTCTGCTTTACATTGCTCCTATAACTGTTCTGAGATGTGGGTCACCATACCCTGCCTTTCAATTAGTGACTTCTTAGTCTGAAGAAATGTTGAGGCCAATATTGCGAGTCTATGGCAAAGGGAGGATTTGAATATAGCCCTTGGAGATGAAAGCCATCATCTGATTCTGCGAACTGCTGCTCCTATCATTTTTGACCCACCATTGGGCTTCTCCGTTTTCAGGCAAGAAAAGGTAAGAGTCCTGctagttgtcgaaggctttcacggccggagaacgatggttgttgtgggttttccgggctgtattgccgtggtcttggcattgtagttcctgacgtttcgccagcagctgtggctggcatcttcagaggtgtagcaccaaaagaggtgctacacctcttttggctggcatcttcagaggtgctacacctctgaagatgccagccacagctgctggcgaaacgtcaggaactacaatgccaagaccatggcaatacagcccggaaaacccacaacaaccacagtccTGCTAGTGTTTTGCAGGAAAAGCTGCATATGAAAAGACCCTTAAGTATGGATAAACTGCAGTCGTTTTCTCcaagctgcttttcttttttaaaaaaatttattggatgggtcaatataaaCAAATTAAAGCACATATACAATTCATTCCATTTCCCACaaatatatttccccacccctcccctctcccttttcaatgtagacttccaacagcactccaactccccattattattatcaattTATTTCTATACTATAATTGTTCTTAACTTGTTATTGGTAGAGATCTTaactatattttattttacttaatatcttaaaacccttcaaaataccataattgtcccttaacatcccatctcttttccatgtattttttcaactttttccagtcttccaaaaaccTTTTCTGATCTTGATCTTTCAagtttcttgttaacttgtccatttcagccatgtgcaacaatttcctagtccattcttcaatttcaggtagttcttctttcttccagtgttgagcatataaaattcttgctgctgttatcatataatataacaatgtcttatcatttctattaacatcttctaaatgcaaagataataacaacatttctggatttttaacaacattatactggagtataaTTTTACTGCAGGAAAAGCTGCATATGAAAAGTATGGATAAACTGCAGTCGTTTTCTCCAAGCTGCGTTTCCATTTGTTGCACTTCTGTGCATTCTTCATAATTCCTCTGAACTTTCTCACATCTGATGAAAGGTGGCTTCAAAAACCAGAAAGAAACAATGAGGACATCAAATGGAAAAGCCGCATGAAAACAGGCTTGTGTAATTTCCCTGTAGCTGCTGCAACTGCCGATACAGCACAGCAGCAATTGGGCTTCCGCATGACAGGTTCCACCAGTTTGCCTTCCTCGGactcctggcagcaaccacccCCTCCCAATCCACCTgggccttttctgtttttttaaaaaatcagtaattgaatCTTGTTGTTATGACTATCTATGTATCAAGTTTCTCTGAATTTCCTGCTTTCATTAAATAAAAGGGATGTCTCTAATCCCTTTTGGTGCAGagatttctttcccttttttatcTTTGCTGTGAAAGGGGCTAGATACTTTTAAAAGCTGGGTGGTGGGGGAAGGAAATGTCCTCTGTGGGGACAGGAGTGGGGGGAAATAGCTGCCATTTAGGTGAGATTAGGAAAGACCAAACTTTTCTACCTGCACAGCAGCGATTCAGGCTTTGCTCTGATCTTTCCTAAAACtctgcagcaaagcaggtttgggaaagatcagagaaaaacaAGGGAAACCCAAAGTGTATGGCTGCACCATGATGCTGCAGGGAAGCAAGAAAAAACCTGCTTCCTAACAGTATTGAACCAAGATCAAAAAACCAGtttggaaatggccactgtcaagAAGAAGCTCAGAGAAAAAACGCTGTAGTTTGGATCCTAAACAGCTCTTTGTGAAGTTAGACAATTAGAATGGGGCTGGGTTCATAAGGACCTTGCTCTGGTTTTAAAGAGAAAAGGCTGAAAATGCCTTCTGTGATTGCTTTGagtacctggaagttggcaagctgGTGCCCCCTGCTGATTATGTTTGAGTGTTGTTCCCAATCTGATGCTTCTCACCCAAAAGCATATGGGCCAAACAAACCCCCTATTTACTCTATTCTGTTCCTCTCCATCTGAGACAAGCCACATTTCCACAATTCAGCTGTCTTAGCCCATTTCCTTCTGGCTGTTTGTCAGTGGGGAAAAAGGATATAAAGCCAGAAAAAAaggttttatttcttttcttggttttgtttttgttgctgaAATAACAAAACAGATGGTGCCCTTCAATGGGAGCATTCCAAACAAGTTCAGAGGCATTACCTGCAAACCACACACTGATTGTTTGTACCACCAAGCCAATAGATCAGCAGAGGGTTAGAGGGACTTGCAAGCAGGTCAAGCCTTCTGCTTGTAGGAGATCTAAGAACCTGAGCTGTCAATTTGTGTGATATAGGTCTGAGGTCACCCTGGACAGTGTAGTCTACAGAGAAGCCACCAGCTCACCTTTCTGCTACTTCAGACTATTCTACTGTGACGGCTTATCCAAATGGCTTCTGCTACTACACCCATTAGCAACAAGAATGGCATAGGCTTCCTGCCCAGCCAACAAATTCCACCCTCTGCTTCCTACTGCCTGCAGCTTCTCTAGCCATTGGGCCTTTCCAGCTCTCAGGTACAGGAACACCTGATAAGCGCTGtgtttttaggttttttttttttaaacattctggttcttttgagaaaGGAAAGGTACTTTTTGCATGCTCAGATAAATATTGCCCTTAAACACGTTTAAAGAAGACTTAGTCCTCTTTGAAGGGGCACTTAGTATATGCTCAGGCATTCAGTTCAAGGTATCAGATGCCTCAGACACAGAGGCCAGTTCCTTTAATGCCTTCCCCAGCACAGCCTGAACATCACAGCCAGCTGGATCCACACCCAGACATCCCTCAGTAGAGATGAGTCAGAATGGAAGCGGATGGTGGAGAAGAGGGTTTGGCAGGCCACCGTGCACGAAAGCACCCTCTGTTTAGGGAATTACATCAACAACAGCTGATTCTGCCCACCACAAACATTTTTCCCACTTGGAAATGCTGCCCCTTCTGTTAGCATAAGCAAACATCACTTGTAAATAGGTGTGTTTGCACATGCATGCCATATCCATGTCAGAAGCACAAGCAATCCATGCTaacagtgattctcgaaagcttatgctacaataaagttggttagtcttaaaggtgctgctggattctctttgattttgctactacagactaacacggctaactcctctgcatgctaacagtgcaatcctgaactgGGTCATACCTTTCTACTAAATTCAgggggtttagaagggtgtaactgtgcggTGAATTTCACAGTAAGTTCAGATTTTGTAGTTTGTGTGTTGAGAAATGAGTCATGCTGCAGCCAAAAAAGCTATGGGTAATCATTGGCAATGATAAAGATGGAACAGAGCAACAAATGcttgcaaacagaaaaagagaggaaatgCATTTGATGTTTAACTAGTCCCTCTGGCAATAAGATATCATTACTCCAGTTATGATGAACCCTGTACAAGCACTGTCCGTGTACTTGGCATTATCAAACAATTCTGCAATGCCTAAATTTGGCATCTTCCCTACATTCTTATGGTAAAGCACTTCTAtacttttttttctaattttgcaTGAATTATTCTGGTGCTCATAATTGTAAGGAGG
Above is a genomic segment from Eublepharis macularius isolate TG4126 chromosome 14, MPM_Emac_v1.0, whole genome shotgun sequence containing:
- the LRRC26 gene encoding leucine-rich repeat-containing protein 26 — its product is MAWCGRYQTFLLPDKGSGITNYGKLQTGYIISVVLLLPLYPSSGCPSVCSCSSGEVNCMDRELRLVPDNLPANATTILLDYNSIAVLQNRTFLAQHVLQRLSLHSNLIVSVHRQALVGLGELQELDLSGNSLSNLPPEAFLPVPRLTVLNLGNNKLLSLDPELLGALPHLQTLSLHSNALTSLSSAFFENLPPLHSFKLDNNPWVCTCDIQPLFQWLTDNVDTVPEVKSVRCRLPAPLAQYPIIDIGNESFAPCHEPWLLPQDYAFFLLIGPSTFLTSICMCLLVGFLAVACVKMLTGSYTYHGPPATRAERQRVHQYVHK